The Brassica napus cultivar Da-Ae chromosome C7, Da-Ae, whole genome shotgun sequence genome has a segment encoding these proteins:
- the LOC106348714 gene encoding shaggy-related protein kinase alpha, with product MASVSIPPPRDSTGVDKLPEEMNDMKIRDDKEMEATVVDGNSTETGHIIVTTIGGRNGQPKQTISYMAERVVGHGSFGVVFQAKCLETGETVAIKKVLQDRRYKNRELQTMRLLDHPNVVSLKHCFFSTTEKDELYLNLVLEYVPETVHRVIKHYNKLNQRMPIIYVKLYTYQIFRALSYIHRCIGVCHRDIKPQNLLVNPHTHQVKLCDFGSAKVLVKGEPNISYICSRYYRAPELIFGATEYTTAIDVWSAGCVLAELLLGQPLFPGESGVDQLVEIIKVLGTPTREEIKCMNPNYTEFKFPQIKAHPWHKIFHKRMPPEAVDLVSRLLQYSPNLRSAALDTLVHPFFDELRDPNARLPNGRFLPPLFNFKPHELKGVAVEIVAKLVPDHARKQCHWLGL from the exons atggcatCCGTGAGCATACCACCTCCTAGAGACTCTACTGGTGTTGATAAATTGCCTGAAGAAATGAACGACATGAAGATTCGCGATGATAAA GAGATGGAAGCGACAGTGGTTGATGGTAATAGCACAGAGACTGGCCACATTATAGTCACTACCATCGGTGGTAGAAACGGCCAACCTAAACAG ACGATCAGCTACATGGCCGAACGTGTTGTTGGCCACGGTTCTTTCGGCGTTGTCTTCCAGGCGAAATGCCTCGAGACAGGAGAAACCGTTGCGATAAAGAAAGTTTTGCAAGACCGGAGGTACAAGAACCGTGAGCTTCAGACCATGAGGCTGCTCGACCACCCGAACGTCGTCTCTCTCAAACACTGCTTCTTCTCGACCACCGAGAAAGACGAGCTTTACCTCAACCTGGTTCTTGAGTACGTGCCGGAAACGGTTCATCGCGTTATCAAACACTACAACAAACTCAACCAGCGGATGCCTATCATCTACGTCAAACTCTACACCTATCAG ATCTTTAGGGCTTTATCTTACATCCACCGTTGTATTGGTGTGTGTCATCGTGACATCAAACCTCAGAACTTGTTGGTAAATCCACACACTCATCAAGTGAAGCTATGTGATTTTGGAAGTGCAAAAGTATTG GTAAAAGGGGAACCAAACATCTCCTACATCTGCTCGAGGTATTACAGAGCACCTGAACTTATCTTTGGAGCCACCGAGTATACAACAGCCATTGATGTCTGGTCTGCGGGATGTGTTCTTGCTGAGCTCTTGCTTGGACAG CCATTGTTCCCCGGTGAGAGTGGCGTTGATCAACTTGTAGAGATTATCAAG GTTTTGGGAACGCCTACTAGGGAGGAAATCAAATGCATGAACCCAAACTACACGGAGTTCAAGTTCCCTCAGATTAAAGCTCATCCATGGCACAAG ATATTCCACAAACGCATGCCTCCAGAGGCTGTTGATTTGGTATCAAGGCTTCTTCAGTACTCTCCCAATCTGCGATCTGCCGCT CTTGACACATTGGTCCACCCATTCTTTGACGAGCTAAGAGATCCAAATGCGCGTCTGCCTAATGGACGTTTCCTTCCACCTCTGTTCAACTTCAAGCCTCACG AGCTGAAAGGTGTGGCAGTGGAGATTGTAGCAAAGTTAGTACCTGATCATGCGAGGAAGCAGTGTCATTGGCTCGGTTTGTga
- the LOC106348715 gene encoding probable L-cysteine desulfhydrase, chloroplastic, which produces MKNNKLKTIPLSTNPMASLSPPEEEAAAAAASFHHRRSKRYSSSTTNGLAAESVPDKRHKISLPPSFISSSEIESEFSHHDPAFARINNGSFGSCPSSVIAAQRDWQLRFLRQPDRFFFDELKPNISASRAAIKRLINAEHDDEVSLVDNATTAAAIVLQQTAWAFREGRFDRGDAVVMLHYAFGSVKKSVEAYVSRSGGEVIEMQLPFPVNSAEEIVNRFRTGLALGKANGRKVRLALIDHVTSMPSVVIPIKELVKICREEGVDQVFVDAAHGIGCVDVDMKEIGADFYTSNLHKWFFAPPSVAFLYCKRSGAGGNLHHPVVSHEYGNGLAVESTWVGTRDYSAQLVVPSILEFVNRFEGGIDGIKKRNHESVIEMGEMLVKSWGTQLGCPPEMCPSMVMVGLPVCLGVSSETDAVRLRNLLRERFSIEIPTYFRAPGEGETDSITGYVRISYQVYNKPEEYHRLKDAINELVRDGFKCSSLTD; this is translated from the coding sequence ATGAAAAACAACAAACTCAAAACCATTCCTCTTTCAACAAATCCAATGGCGTCTCTCTCTCCGCCGGAAGAAgaagccgccgccgccgccgcttCCTTTCACCACCGTCGCTCCAAACGCTattcctcctccaccaccaacGGCCTCGCCGCCGAATCGGTTCCCGACAAACGCCACAAGATCTCTCTCCCTCCGAGTTTCATTTCATCCTCCGAGATCGAGTCAGAGTTCTCCCACCACGACCCCGCCTTCGCGCGGATCAACAACGGAAGCTTCGGCAGCTGTCCCTCCTCCGTCATCGCCGCCCAGCGGGACTGGCAGCTCCGGTTCCTCCGCCAGCCGGATCGGTTCTTCTTCGACGAGCTCAAGCCCAACATCTCCGCATCCAGAGCCGCGATCAAACGCCTCATCAACGCCGAGCACGACGACGAGGTCTCCCTCGTCGACAACGCCACCACGGCGGCGGCCATCGTCCTCCAGCAAACCGCCTGGGCCTTCCGGGAAGGCCGGTTCGACAGAGGCGACGCGGTGGTGATGCTCCACTACGCCTTCGGCTCGGTGAAGAAATCGGTGGAAGCGTACGTCTCACGCTCCGGTGGGGAGGTCATCGAGATGCAGCTACCGTTCCCGGTTAACTCGGCGGAAGAAATAGTCAACCGGTTTAGGACCGGTTTAGCATTGGGGAAGGCGAACGGTAGGAAGGTCAGGTTAGCTTTGATCGATCACGTGACGTCGATGCCTAGCGTCGTGATACCGATCAAGGAGCTTGTGAAGATATGTAGAGAGGAAGGCGTTGACCAAGTGTTCGTTGACGCTGCTCATGGGATCGGTTGTGTCGACGTGGACATGAAGGAGATTGGCGCTGACTTCTACACTAGTAACCTCCACAAGTGGTTCTTCGCGCCGCCTTCCGTTGCTTTCTTGTATTGCAAGAGGTCCGGTGCTGGTGGTAATCTCCATCATCCGGTCGTGTCTCACGAGTACGGGAACGGTTTAGCGGTTGAGAGCACGTGGGTCGGGACTAGAGACTACAGTGCTCAGCTGGTCGTGCCTTCGATTCTGGAGTTTGTGAACCGGTTTGAAGGTGGGATCGATGGTATAAAGAAGAGGAACCATGAGTCGGTGATTGAGATGGGGGAGATGCTGGTCAAGTCTTGGGGGACGCAGCTAGGTTGTCCGCCGGAGATGTGTCCGAGTATGGTGATGGTTGGGTTGCCTGTGTGTTTAGGTGTGTCGAGTGAGACGGATGCTGTGAGGCTTAGGAACCTTTTGAGAGAGAGGTTCAGCATTGAGATACCGACTTACTTTAGAGCGCCTGGTGAGGGAGAGACTGATTCGATCACGGGGTATGTTCGCATTTCGTATCAAGTTTATAACAAACCTGAGGAGTATCATAGGCTTAAGGATGCTATTAATGAACTTGTGAGAGATGGGTTCAAATGCTCGTCTCTAACTGATTGA
- the BNAC07G28630D gene encoding uncharacterized protein BNAC07G28630D has protein sequence MGGNGRKKFSLFSFFKSRRSSHRVEADAWDDGVYTRKAWASDEDKRYWVAEPGIDRKASAFIAKFHASRVSESECQTLPPCQSHHN, from the coding sequence ATGGGAGGCAACGGCAGAAAGAAGTTCTCGCTCTTTAGCTTCTTTAAATCACGAAGGTCTTCTCACAGAGTTGAAGCAGACGCATGGGACGACGGCGTATACACAAGAAAGGCATGGGCCAGCGACGAGGACAAGCGTTATTGGGTGGCTGAGCCAGGTATTGACCGTAAAGCCTCTGCCTTCATCGCCAAGTTCCATGCCTCTCGTGTCTCTGAGTCTGAGTGCCAAACTCTCCCTCCTTGCCAGTCTCATCATAACTAG